The genomic segment AATGCAGTTTTGAAGTTCCGGCAGCTTCGcatagatatataaatatatagtacAATAGTCCGGGAAGGAAAGCAATGCTTTTCAATTCTCTGGAGAAATATCAATAGATACTGCCAATTCCTCTAATTGCTTCTTCCCAAGGTTGGCTATAAGTTCCATGGAGATGAAGTGTTTTGGTATATTTGTTAACTCCTCCACCTTAAAATTATATATTGGCTCAAGTTCTTTTGCTTCAGAATCCGCAGCTTCTTTCTCTGCAAGGAGTAGCTTAGCCTCTTCAACATCCCCAAACTCCAAAGCAGCTGCTCTTTCTGCTTCAGCATAACCCGCTGTCAAAACCAGCCTCTGGAATCTGGCCATGGCTACCTCTTTTTCCTTGGATGAAATGACCATCTCTGTCTCCTGCAGTTTCTCAACAGTCTCATTAATTTCTTTCTCAAGCTTCTCAAGCTCTAACACACCTTTTTCCATCTCAATCTGAATGTCATTCTTCTCAACCGTCAGCGATTTCGCCTCAGCCGCTATTCGTGCTGCTTCTTTAAAATTTCTTGCAGTCGCAGCCACCTTCTTTTCTACTTCCAGCTCTGGGACTCTTTTGTCTATGAAAATCATCTTCTGCTTGGACGATGCTATATCCTGCTGGAtgctagattttcttgtagacaGTTCCTATAACAAGAGGAAGTATGATAAGATAAGTTACTCTCCTCATATTTCATTTTAAGTTTGATCTCGTTAGCCATGGAATGGGAAAAAAGAAAACTAACCTGTAGGGAAGATCTTGAAGACGAAACCTCCTGTTGGAGCATTTGAACATCATCAGAAAGCTTCTTCTCGGTCTTTGCAAGCCTATCCTTATCTTCCCTAGACTTCAATACGAAGGTCATGAGATTCTTTCTAAGCCCAACAACTTGGCAGTATGCCTCAGCTTCCTCCATGGAAGAGTTTGCAAGGTCCCTCAACTTTGTCCCTTTCTCTTGTTCACTCATGAGGAAATCATCAATTTCCCTCTTCTGTTTAGACAAGGCTTTGCTTTCTAATTCTAGATTCGAAATGCAAGACTGCAAGTTACCAAATTTAGAGTCGATGTCGGAATGCATCTCCTGAAAACCAGAGACGACATGGGCAATCCTGCTCTCAACTGCTTGGATCCTAGAATCGGTTTCTGCTATCTGTTGTTCCTTTTGTTTGACAAGAGCGAGTAGCTCCTGCAGTTCGTCCAAAAGGTCACTCTTTTTCTTGCAAAGAGACTCTTTTTCCTTCTGGTCATCCTCAACTGAGTTCTCAATGGAACTAGTCAACATAGTGCGAGCATCGTTTACTATGTGCGACTCGATTTCTAACTCCATCTTTTTAAGCTCCAAGGATTCGGTCGAACTCTGCCATTCCTCCAATTGCTTTGAGGAGACTTGTTCAGCTGTGTTGATAGCCAATTCTGCTTTGTCTGAGGTATCCTGTGGAAACAAATAAGACTAAGAAGAATTCCAATGGATGAATCATAacaagcatcatcatcatcatcatctacctGAGCAAATTCGCGGAGCAGAGAAGCGCATTCTTCCTCGGCAGCGATCTGGGAGACCAAAACCTCCTTCATCCTGGATTCAACGGCGTCGCATTGAGCCTCAGCATCAGCAAGTGCTGCCACAAGAGAGTGTTTTTCGGTTTCAGCAGCAGCGAGGCTCTGGCTAAGCGTTTCCGCAGTCTCGAAATCCTCCGATTTGCAGGCCTCATCGAGTCGGGTTTCGAGCTCAACGTAAGCGTTGGAAGCCCTGTGTAGACTCTGGGCAGCTTTTCTTCTGCTGGCAATGGCATCCTTCCGGGCGGCGGACACAGAATTGGCCAATTGGCGAACAAGGTTGAGCTTGTCTGAGATCTGGGACTTGATTTGAAGCAGGCGAAGGTCTACATCGACATCGACATCAACGGACGAGGAAGCTGGCTCGTCCGAAGGCGGCGAAGACGGAAGATGATGTACTTCGGAAGGCGGCGAAGACGGAAGATCACGATGATCGTCGTCGGAAGGCGTCGAAAAGGGAAGCTGCTGCTGATCGTCGGAAGGCGGAAGATGATTAGAAGGTGGTGGCGAGGGAAGAGCTGGATTATCGTCAGAagaagcagcagcagtagcatcCCTGGCGTATCCGATCCTCAAAGCAGGCCTCTTTTTCTTCTTGGAAACGGAGGTTGGACTTGgagtatgattattattattattattgtgaacTTGATTGAATGATTTAGATTCAGataaagatggagatggagatggagaGACGATGGTTAGGTCAGAGAAGAGAGACTGAGAGTGAGGGAGATCTTCAGAGCTGGGGTTGAAAAGCACCATCCCCTCGAAGAGGGAATCCATATCACCGTCTCCCTCCATGGATTTTTGCCTCTGTTTACTTTCTCAGCCACCACCACCGCCGATTACTTAGGATTTCCTTTGACTACGGTCTGGTCTCTATTGGGCTTTCAACATACTGGCCCAGCCCATGGCCCATGGCCCATTTTCTAGTTATATTCAGATCGGGATAACTTGAAAAATACCCACTTTtaggattagttaactaaaaatagCTACTAATAATATTTAGTTGAATATTACCCACTTTTTAAAGCACATTTCCCATATTACCCTTAAAACACTACCAGAAGTCCAATGTAAAAATCTCAATCTTTGCCTCTGTCGTGTCATTTACTTCCCTCTTTAAATAATATTCCACTGTCAGTTCCACTAGACCACTGTATAATGGGTAGAGTCATTAATAGTTTGGgtattaatcaaagagttttaaAAGGTAGGTAAAAATTAAAGAGGTTAACTTAAATTAGGTACTAGGTGTAATTTTCACATTCTTCAGATCAGatctagtttttatttttaacccaataacccaatgcAATGATATTATTACGTAGTAGTAAAATCTGCActgctttttaaaataattattgtcagttttaataaatgtaatTTGGTAAAATAaactgttatatatatatataatatttgagtATATATTTTAAGTGCACATAGTTATTTtactttttctttgtttttgtatataatatttttatttatatagatTAGAGTGTGTGTAAATGGGAAAGTGTTGTGCCGACAATAGTTGGGGATTGGAATAAAATAGGCTGCTCTTTCTTCTTTGTTACTTCCTTTTCAAGCTGCATAGAGGCCACGTTTTGTGGCTAAAATCAAAATCACCGACGCTTTGTGtaagtttatatatttat from the Humulus lupulus chromosome X, drHumLupu1.1, whole genome shotgun sequence genome contains:
- the LOC133807249 gene encoding uncharacterized protein LOC133807249 — its product is MEGDGDMDSLFEGMVLFNPSSEDLPHSQSLFSDLTIVSPSPSPSLSESKSFNQVHNNNNNNHTPSPTSVSKKKKRPALRIGYARDATAAASSDDNPALPSPPPSNHLPPSDDQQQLPFSTPSDDDHRDLPSSPPSEVHHLPSSPPSDEPASSSVDVDVDVDLRLLQIKSQISDKLNLVRQLANSVSAARKDAIASRRKAAQSLHRASNAYVELETRLDEACKSEDFETAETLSQSLAAAETEKHSLVAALADAEAQCDAVESRMKEVLVSQIAAEEECASLLREFAQDTSDKAELAINTAEQVSSKQLEEWQSSTESLELKKMELEIESHIVNDARTMLTSSIENSVEDDQKEKESLCKKKSDLLDELQELLALVKQKEQQIAETDSRIQAVESRIAHVVSGFQEMHSDIDSKFGNLQSCISNLELESKALSKQKREIDDFLMSEQEKGTKLRDLANSSMEEAEAYCQVVGLRKNLMTFVLKSREDKDRLAKTEKKLSDDVQMLQQEVSSSRSSLQELSTRKSSIQQDIASSKQKMIFIDKRVPELEVEKKVAATARNFKEAARIAAEAKSLTVEKNDIQIEMEKGVLELEKLEKEINETVEKLQETEMVISSKEKEVAMARFQRLVLTAGYAEAERAAALEFGDVEEAKLLLAEKEAADSEAKELEPIYNFKVEELTNIPKHFISMELIANLGKKQLEELAVSIDISPEN